A single genomic interval of Flavihumibacter rivuli harbors:
- a CDS encoding HesB/IscA family protein, translating into METVLQTPVTFTAGAVTELHRLMNEPGFDTAKVLRVGVKGGGCSGLSYVLGFDDLQEGDDRFEIEGIPCVMAKSHGIYLMGMEIDWQDGLNSRGFTFKNPNASNTCGCGTSFAV; encoded by the coding sequence ATGGAAACTGTGCTTCAAACGCCTGTAACCTTTACCGCAGGAGCTGTTACCGAACTCCACAGACTCATGAACGAACCCGGTTTCGATACTGCCAAGGTATTGAGGGTAGGAGTAAAGGGTGGTGGCTGTTCGGGTCTTAGTTATGTCCTTGGTTTCGACGACCTCCAGGAAGGTGATGATCGATTTGAGATAGAAGGGATCCCTTGCGTAATGGCGAAGTCCCATGGCATCTACCTGATGGGTATGGAGATCGACTGGCAGGATGGCCTCAACTCCCGTGGGTTCACTTTCAAGAACCCGAATGCCAGCAATACCTGCGGATGCGGAACTTCTTTTGCTGTTTAA
- a CDS encoding acyl-CoA mutase large subunit family protein, producing MPDKNISTDSGIEIKEVYYRTDLPSAGQTEEKPGEFPFTRGIQPDMYRGKLWTMRQYAGFSTAEESNKRYHYLLSQGVMGLSVAFDLPTQIGYDSDHPLAEGEVGKVGVAIDSLEDMKTLFKGIKLEDVSTSMTINATGFILLSLYVALAKQQGADLKKISGTIQNDILKEYAARGTYIYPPKPSMRIITDIFEWCSKDLPKWNTISISGYHIREAGSTAVQEVAFTLSNGKAYVQAALEKGLDINVFGKRLSFFFNAHNNLFEEVAKFRAARRMWAKIMQSLGATDPKAMMLRFHTQTGGSTLTAQQPFNNISRVTVQTMAAVLGGTQSLHTNGYDEALSLPTEEAARIALRTQQIVAFESGIADTVDPLAGSYYVEALTNELEQKAWDLIATIDSMGGSVSAIEEGFIQDEIARSAYDYQRQIETGGKIIVGVNKFQVKESDSIPLFKIDDSIRLLQSQKLADLRARRDQGKALNCLELLREKAVNGENLMPVVIEAVESLCTLGEIADVLRKEFGEFK from the coding sequence ATGCCAGATAAGAATATCTCCACCGACAGTGGAATCGAGATCAAGGAAGTGTATTACCGGACCGACTTGCCCAGTGCTGGTCAAACAGAGGAAAAGCCGGGTGAGTTCCCTTTTACAAGGGGTATCCAGCCTGATATGTACAGGGGCAAGCTCTGGACCATGCGCCAGTATGCGGGCTTCAGCACAGCAGAGGAAAGCAATAAAAGGTACCATTACCTGCTCTCCCAGGGGGTGATGGGCTTAAGTGTTGCCTTCGACCTGCCAACACAGATAGGCTACGACAGTGACCACCCGCTGGCAGAAGGGGAAGTTGGAAAAGTGGGTGTTGCCATCGACAGCCTTGAGGATATGAAGACCCTTTTCAAAGGGATCAAACTGGAAGATGTCAGCACTTCCATGACCATCAATGCAACAGGATTCATTCTCCTCTCCCTTTATGTTGCCCTCGCCAAACAACAAGGAGCAGACCTTAAAAAGATCTCCGGCACAATCCAGAACGACATCCTGAAAGAATATGCGGCAAGGGGTACTTATATCTACCCGCCCAAGCCCTCCATGCGCATCATTACAGATATTTTTGAATGGTGCAGTAAGGATCTTCCTAAATGGAATACAATCTCCATATCGGGTTACCATATCCGTGAGGCGGGTTCTACTGCAGTGCAGGAAGTAGCATTTACCCTCAGCAATGGTAAGGCATATGTACAGGCAGCACTGGAGAAAGGTCTAGATATCAATGTATTTGGCAAAAGGCTGTCCTTCTTCTTTAATGCCCATAATAACCTCTTCGAAGAAGTGGCTAAATTCAGGGCAGCCCGGAGGATGTGGGCGAAGATCATGCAGTCGCTGGGAGCAACAGACCCCAAGGCCATGATGCTCCGATTCCATACCCAAACAGGAGGAAGCACCCTGACCGCACAACAGCCATTCAATAATATCAGCAGGGTAACCGTTCAAACCATGGCCGCCGTATTAGGAGGGACCCAATCCTTACACACTAACGGTTATGATGAAGCGCTTAGCCTTCCTACAGAAGAAGCAGCAAGGATCGCCCTGAGGACCCAGCAGATCGTGGCCTTTGAAAGTGGTATTGCAGATACGGTTGACCCACTTGCCGGCTCTTATTATGTTGAAGCACTGACTAATGAACTGGAGCAGAAGGCATGGGACCTGATCGCCACCATCGATAGCATGGGTGGTAGCGTAAGTGCCATTGAGGAAGGGTTTATCCAGGATGAAATTGCAAGGAGCGCTTATGATTACCAGCGGCAGATCGAAACCGGAGGGAAGATCATCGTTGGCGTCAACAAATTCCAGGTGAAAGAATCAGACTCCATCCCATTATTTAAGATAGATGATTCGATTCGTTTATTGCAAAGCCAGAAGTTGGCAGATTTGCGGGCCAGGCGCGACCAGGGGAAAGCTTTAAACTGCCTTGAACTGCTGCGTGAAAAAGCAGTTAACGGCGAAAACCTCATGCCTGTAGTCATTGAGGCAGTAGAGAGCCTCTGTACACTAGGTGAAATAGCTGATGTTCTCCGAAAGGAATTCGGGGAATTCAAGTAA
- a CDS encoding fasciclin domain-containing protein has translation MRRNTFLRLFTVMGVIAMLNLSCAPSLSSLTTPSNLLGMLGGNANLSSFAGLINKVPSVGKLLGGSNPLTILAPSNDAIAALGQDAIGKLTGSKAGLKDLANILKGHIIPGKVNPADLASGTLKSIGGTPINLGNAKVVGDAINADNGTIMMIDQLLK, from the coding sequence ATGAGACGCAACACTTTCCTTAGACTATTCACTGTTATGGGAGTTATTGCCATGCTGAATTTAAGCTGTGCACCATCCCTGAGTTCCCTCACCACTCCGTCCAATTTGCTGGGTATGCTTGGAGGCAATGCCAACCTTTCTTCATTTGCTGGCCTGATCAATAAGGTCCCCAGCGTGGGAAAATTATTGGGTGGCTCCAACCCGTTGACCATCCTTGCCCCCAGTAATGACGCCATTGCCGCCCTCGGGCAGGATGCTATTGGTAAACTGACTGGAAGTAAAGCGGGTTTGAAGGACCTTGCCAATATTCTGAAGGGCCATATCATCCCGGGTAAGGTAAATCCTGCAGACCTTGCCAGTGGTACATTGAAATCGATCGGGGGAACCCCGATCAACCTTGGTAATGCAAAAGTTGTTGGGGATGCCATCAATGCGGATAATGGCACCATCATGATGATCGACCAGCTATTAAAGTAA
- a CDS encoding amidohydrolase: protein MIVRTLKLLLILVGSGTLVKAQSPMAAAIEAKAKAVLPKVIEWRRHIHQNPELGNREFKTMEYIAAHLRSLGIEVKTGVAKTGVVGLLKGGKPGPVVALRADMDALPVLERVDVPYKSTVTAEYLGQTVPVMHACGHDTHVAMLMGAAEVLAGMKKDLAGSVKFIFQPAEEGPPGDEEGGAPLMVKEGVMDNPKVDAVFGIHISSQLEVGNIKYKAGPFMASSDWFTIKIKGKQAHGSAPWGSIDPIVVGTQIVNGLQTIVSRQENIVKAPVVITVGKFHSGVRSNIIPEEAVLEGTIRTLDAEMQKDVHQRIRTTAQKIAEASGATVEVVIDTKTLVTFNDSTLTELMVPSLVRSAGADKVASQGWTTGAEDFSFFGEKAPAFFFNVGGMPKGTTSAKAGGHHTPDFFIDDSQLDVGVKAFCNLVVDFAQQYPKMAKTNTGKKAF from the coding sequence ATGATTGTTCGCACCTTAAAACTGCTCTTGATCCTGGTAGGCTCTGGTACCCTCGTCAAGGCACAATCGCCCATGGCAGCTGCGATTGAAGCAAAGGCAAAAGCTGTCCTTCCTAAAGTAATTGAGTGGAGAAGGCATATCCACCAGAACCCCGAACTGGGTAACCGGGAGTTCAAGACCATGGAATACATTGCTGCCCATCTTCGGTCTTTGGGCATAGAAGTGAAGACCGGGGTAGCCAAGACCGGCGTAGTTGGCCTGCTTAAAGGCGGAAAGCCTGGTCCTGTTGTGGCGCTTCGTGCTGATATGGACGCATTGCCTGTTTTGGAGCGTGTGGATGTCCCATATAAGTCAACGGTAACCGCAGAGTACCTTGGACAAACTGTTCCTGTAATGCATGCCTGTGGGCATGATACCCATGTGGCCATGCTGATGGGTGCCGCAGAAGTATTGGCAGGAATGAAGAAAGACCTTGCAGGCTCTGTAAAATTTATTTTCCAGCCGGCTGAAGAAGGTCCTCCCGGTGATGAGGAAGGTGGAGCGCCATTAATGGTAAAAGAGGGGGTAATGGACAATCCCAAAGTAGATGCTGTATTTGGTATCCATATCTCTTCCCAATTGGAAGTGGGTAATATCAAATACAAAGCTGGTCCATTCATGGCTTCTTCAGACTGGTTCACCATCAAGATCAAGGGAAAACAAGCCCATGGCTCCGCTCCCTGGGGTAGCATTGACCCGATCGTGGTAGGCACCCAGATCGTAAACGGTTTACAGACCATTGTAAGCCGGCAGGAAAACATAGTAAAGGCGCCTGTTGTCATTACGGTGGGAAAGTTCCATAGCGGTGTCCGCAGCAATATCATTCCCGAGGAAGCTGTCCTGGAAGGCACGATCCGCACCCTCGATGCGGAGATGCAGAAGGATGTCCACCAAAGGATCAGGACCACTGCCCAGAAGATCGCAGAAGCGTCTGGGGCTACGGTGGAAGTAGTCATTGATACCAAGACCCTGGTTACTTTCAATGATTCTACCTTAACCGAACTAATGGTGCCTTCACTGGTGAGATCAGCCGGTGCAGACAAGGTTGCCAGCCAGGGATGGACCACAGGTGCTGAAGACTTCTCCTTTTTTGGTGAGAAAGCCCCGGCCTTTTTCTTTAATGTTGGCGGTATGCCCAAAGGCACCACCTCTGCCAAGGCTGGGGGGCACCATACACCCGACTTCTTCATTGACGATTCGCAGCTGGATGTTGGGGTAAAGGCGTTTTGCAACCTGGTGGTCGACTTTGCTCAACAGTATCCTAAGATGGCCAAGACCAATACCGGGAAGAAAGCTTTTTGA
- a CDS encoding GNAT family N-acetyltransferase has protein sequence MILYRQVSNKADLQKILALQEVNLKGNLSEEEKNAQGFLTLQHSMEVLETMHGTEPSIIAMDGETLAGYALVMPLETRSLIPELAPMFDHFASMTYKGKPLNHYRYYVLGQVCVAAAYRGMGVFEGLYQMHRDLLGNRYDFVITEISTSNQRSLKAHARVGFTTILTTRDHIDEWQVVLWDFNKKAVG, from the coding sequence ATGATACTATACCGCCAGGTAAGCAACAAAGCAGACCTTCAAAAGATCCTGGCCTTACAAGAGGTAAACCTGAAGGGAAATCTCTCCGAAGAGGAGAAAAATGCACAGGGATTCCTTACCCTGCAGCACAGCATGGAAGTATTGGAAACAATGCACGGCACTGAACCCAGCATCATTGCCATGGATGGTGAAACACTGGCTGGTTATGCATTGGTTATGCCGCTGGAGACTAGGTCATTGATACCCGAACTGGCTCCGATGTTTGACCATTTCGCATCTATGACATACAAGGGAAAACCGCTTAACCACTATCGTTACTATGTATTGGGACAGGTTTGTGTAGCTGCAGCATACAGAGGAATGGGAGTATTCGAAGGGTTATACCAAATGCACCGGGACCTATTAGGCAACAGGTATGACTTTGTGATCACGGAAATATCAACCAGCAATCAAAGATCCCTAAAAGCCCATGCCAGGGTTGGATTTACCACCATCCTGACCACCAGGGACCATATCGATGAATGGCAAGTGGTGCTGTGGGATTTCAATAAAAAAGCAGTGGGTTGA
- a CDS encoding glutamine--tRNA ligase/YqeY domain fusion protein yields MTEISKEEEKSLNFIEEIIEKDLAEGKYNSILTRFPPEPNGYLHIGHAKSICLNFGLALKYGGQTNLRFDDTNPVTEDTEYVESIKDDVRWLGFQWANELYASDYFEYLYDYAVKLIQKGLAYVDDSSSEEIASLKGTPTEPGKDSPYRNRSVEENLSLFADMRAGKFKDGEKVLRAKIDMASPNMHMRDPIIYRIKHAKHHRTGDKWCIYPMYDFAHGQSDSIEKITHSICTLEFIPHRPLYDWFIEQLGIFPSHQYEFARLNMTNTVMSKRKLLQLVNEGHVSGWDDPRMPTISGLRRRGFTPESIRDFCDRIGVAKRDNLIDVGLLEFCLREHLNKIAHRRMVVFDPLKVVVTNYPAGQVEMLKSEDNPEDPDTSHRDIPFSGELYIEREDFMENPPKKYFRLAPGQMVRLKSAYIIRCDEVMKDDEGNVTELRCTYIPESKSGQDTSGINVKGTLHWVSISQAVKAEVRLYDRLFKVEDPSNEEGDFKSYINPDSLQVISEVYAEPALTKAGEGDRYQFLRKGYFALDKDSTPEKLVFNRTVTLKDTWAKEMKKN; encoded by the coding sequence ATGACGGAGATCAGTAAAGAAGAAGAAAAATCACTCAATTTCATTGAAGAGATCATTGAGAAGGACCTGGCGGAAGGAAAATACAATAGTATTTTAACCCGATTCCCACCGGAGCCCAATGGATACCTGCATATAGGCCATGCGAAAAGCATCTGCCTGAACTTTGGGCTGGCCCTTAAGTATGGAGGCCAAACCAATCTCCGTTTCGATGATACCAATCCTGTTACAGAGGACACGGAATATGTTGAAAGCATAAAGGATGATGTTCGTTGGCTGGGTTTCCAGTGGGCCAATGAATTATATGCATCTGATTACTTTGAGTACCTTTATGATTATGCCGTTAAGCTGATCCAGAAAGGACTTGCTTATGTGGATGACAGTTCCAGCGAGGAGATCGCATCCCTGAAAGGTACCCCCACTGAACCCGGAAAGGATAGTCCTTACCGCAACCGCTCTGTTGAAGAGAACCTTAGTCTTTTTGCGGATATGCGTGCGGGTAAGTTCAAGGATGGTGAGAAGGTATTACGGGCGAAGATCGATATGGCATCACCCAATATGCATATGCGTGACCCTATCATTTACCGGATCAAGCATGCCAAACACCATAGGACCGGTGATAAATGGTGCATTTACCCCATGTACGATTTTGCTCATGGACAGAGCGATTCCATCGAGAAGATCACTCATTCCATTTGTACCCTTGAGTTCATTCCCCATCGTCCCTTGTACGATTGGTTCATTGAACAATTGGGGATATTCCCTTCCCACCAGTATGAATTCGCCAGGTTGAATATGACCAACACGGTCATGAGTAAACGAAAATTGCTGCAACTGGTGAACGAAGGGCATGTAAGCGGTTGGGATGATCCCAGGATGCCAACGATCAGTGGGTTGAGAAGGAGGGGATTCACACCGGAGAGTATCCGTGATTTTTGTGACAGGATCGGTGTGGCCAAGCGCGACAACCTGATCGATGTTGGTTTGCTGGAATTCTGTTTGCGGGAACACCTGAACAAGATAGCCCACAGGCGGATGGTGGTTTTTGACCCCTTGAAAGTAGTGGTCACGAACTACCCTGCAGGACAGGTTGAAATGCTCAAATCAGAAGATAATCCTGAGGATCCTGATACCAGTCACCGCGATATCCCCTTCTCTGGTGAATTATACATTGAGCGGGAGGATTTCATGGAGAACCCGCCCAAGAAGTATTTCCGACTAGCTCCCGGACAAATGGTTAGGTTGAAGAGCGCCTACATTATCCGTTGTGATGAGGTAATGAAAGATGATGAAGGGAATGTGACCGAATTGAGGTGTACCTATATTCCTGAGAGTAAGAGTGGGCAGGATACTTCCGGAATCAATGTGAAGGGAACCTTGCATTGGGTAAGTATTTCCCAGGCTGTAAAAGCAGAGGTGAGGTTGTATGACCGTCTGTTCAAGGTTGAAGACCCCAGCAACGAGGAAGGTGATTTCAAATCCTACATCAACCCGGATTCCCTTCAGGTGATCAGTGAGGTATATGCGGAACCAGCACTTACTAAAGCGGGTGAGGGTGACCGCTATCAATTCCTGCGTAAGGGATATTTCGCGCTTGACAAGGATTCTACCCCGGAAAAGTTGGTCTTCAACAGGACAGTTACCCTGAAGGATACCTGGGCGAAAGAAATGAAGAAGAACTAG
- a CDS encoding YggS family pyridoxal phosphate-dependent enzyme codes for MAINEAKYQEIKDELREGICLVAVSKTKPADDIMALYELGQRDFGENYVQELVDKQSQLPGDIHWHFIGHLQSNKVKYIAPFVHLVHGVDSPKLLAEINKQAIKNGRVIDVLLQIHIATEETKFGMDEYELMALIDDIVQAPDKYAGVRIRGLMGMASFSDNLEQVRNEFRLLKRLYDAVRSRALNTAQIQPDTLSMGMSGDYRIAIDEGSNMVRIGSLLFGARG; via the coding sequence ATGGCAATCAATGAAGCTAAATACCAGGAAATCAAGGATGAATTAAGGGAGGGGATTTGCCTTGTCGCAGTTTCCAAAACCAAACCGGCTGATGATATCATGGCTTTATATGAACTGGGACAAAGGGATTTCGGGGAGAATTATGTTCAGGAACTGGTTGACAAGCAATCGCAACTTCCCGGGGATATCCACTGGCATTTCATTGGCCACCTCCAGTCCAATAAGGTCAAATACATAGCTCCTTTCGTGCACCTGGTACACGGGGTGGATAGTCCGAAATTATTGGCTGAGATCAATAAACAAGCTATTAAGAACGGCAGGGTGATCGATGTACTGTTGCAAATCCATATTGCCACTGAAGAAACTAAGTTCGGCATGGATGAATACGAGCTGATGGCATTGATCGATGATATCGTTCAAGCTCCTGATAAATATGCAGGGGTCCGGATAAGGGGATTGATGGGGATGGCTTCCTTTAGCGATAATTTAGAACAAGTAAGGAATGAGTTCAGGCTGCTAAAGCGGTTGTATGATGCAGTTAGGTCAAGGGCCTTAAATACGGCGCAGATCCAGCCTGATACCTTGTCTATGGGCATGAGTGGGGATTACAGGATCGCCATCGATGAGGGCAGCAATATGGTCAGGATAGGAAGCCTTTTGTTTGGCGCCCGCGGATAG
- a CDS encoding acyl-CoA dehydrogenase, translating into MHFQLSEEHLMIQKAARDFAQQECLPGVIERDEKQQYPREQVMKLADLGFMGMMVDPKYGGSGMDTISYVLAMEEISKIDASVSVSMSVNNSLVCWGLEAYGTEEQKQKYLTPLAQGKKDGELYIGAFLLSEPEAGSDATSQRTTAEDKGDYYLLNGIKNWITNGSSASVYLVIAQTDIAKGSHGINAFIVEKNWPGVTVGAKENKMGIRGSDTHSISFNDVKVPKENRIGEDGFGFKFAMKTLAGGRIGIAAQALGIASGAFELALNYSKQRKAFGKEIMHHQAIQFKLADMATKVEAARLLCLKAAWEKDNNLDYTLSGSMAKVYASEAAMWISTEAVQVHGGYGFVKEFHVERLMRDAKITQIYEGTSEVQRIVISRSILK; encoded by the coding sequence ATGCATTTTCAATTGAGCGAGGAACACCTGATGATCCAGAAAGCTGCCCGTGATTTTGCCCAGCAGGAATGTTTGCCGGGTGTGATCGAACGGGATGAAAAGCAGCAGTACCCTCGTGAACAGGTCATGAAACTGGCTGACCTTGGTTTTATGGGCATGATGGTTGATCCAAAGTATGGTGGATCGGGAATGGATACCATCAGCTATGTGTTGGCAATGGAGGAGATCAGTAAGATCGATGCCAGCGTGAGTGTGAGCATGAGTGTGAACAATAGCCTGGTTTGCTGGGGGCTTGAAGCTTATGGAACCGAAGAGCAAAAGCAAAAATACCTTACCCCCCTGGCCCAGGGGAAAAAGGATGGTGAATTGTATATTGGAGCCTTCCTGCTTAGTGAGCCGGAGGCGGGAAGCGATGCTACTTCACAACGTACTACTGCTGAAGATAAAGGCGACTATTACCTATTGAATGGTATCAAGAACTGGATCACCAATGGTTCTTCGGCTTCTGTCTACCTGGTGATTGCCCAGACTGATATAGCCAAGGGGTCCCATGGAATCAATGCATTCATTGTGGAGAAGAATTGGCCGGGCGTGACAGTGGGCGCGAAGGAAAACAAGATGGGCATCCGCGGAAGTGATACCCATAGCATTTCCTTCAATGATGTGAAAGTTCCCAAGGAGAATAGGATAGGGGAGGACGGTTTTGGATTCAAGTTTGCCATGAAGACGCTTGCCGGTGGCCGTATTGGTATTGCCGCCCAGGCTTTGGGAATTGCGAGCGGCGCATTTGAACTGGCGCTGAATTATTCCAAACAGCGTAAGGCTTTTGGCAAGGAGATCATGCATCATCAGGCTATCCAGTTCAAACTGGCCGATATGGCTACAAAAGTAGAGGCTGCCAGGCTCTTATGCCTGAAGGCTGCATGGGAAAAAGATAATAACCTGGATTATACCCTAAGTGGATCCATGGCAAAGGTATACGCTTCAGAAGCTGCCATGTGGATTTCAACTGAAGCCGTACAGGTTCATGGCGGATATGGTTTTGTGAAGGAATTCCACGTAGAGCGTTTAATGCGAGATGCCAAGATCACCCAGATCTACGAGGGAACCTCAGAAGTCCAGCGTATTGTTATCAGTCGCTCGATCTTGAAATAA
- the ric gene encoding iron-sulfur cluster repair di-iron protein — translation MEALDNLQLGRIVTDHPSTARVLEKYGLDYCCNGKRSLADACRQKGIAAADVSEELQEAIELPGGEQVDFDTWSAEKLITYVLLKHHFYVKQEIPSISFHLSKVADKHGDKFPYMLEVQQLWRQLAEELLSHLKKEEDILFPAIIALEKGVGVDQGRAGLRDVRNPMVQLEHEHDQAGVLMARIRELTNQYTPHPLACTTHRLTLQELAAFELDLHQHIHLENNIIFPKALELNKIK, via the coding sequence ATGGAAGCATTAGACAACCTGCAGTTGGGCAGGATCGTTACGGATCATCCTTCCACCGCAAGGGTGTTGGAGAAATATGGCCTCGATTATTGTTGCAATGGGAAACGCAGCCTTGCTGATGCTTGCAGGCAGAAAGGTATAGCTGCGGCCGATGTAAGTGAAGAATTGCAGGAGGCAATAGAACTACCAGGTGGGGAGCAGGTGGATTTTGATACCTGGTCAGCAGAAAAGCTTATCACTTATGTGTTGCTCAAGCATCATTTTTATGTGAAGCAGGAGATACCTTCCATTAGTTTCCATTTGTCAAAAGTTGCGGACAAGCATGGGGACAAGTTCCCGTATATGCTAGAAGTGCAGCAACTGTGGCGGCAATTGGCTGAAGAATTACTGTCGCATTTGAAAAAGGAAGAGGATATCCTATTCCCGGCGATCATTGCATTGGAGAAGGGAGTGGGCGTTGACCAAGGTAGAGCAGGGCTAAGGGATGTCCGGAACCCGATGGTACAATTGGAGCATGAACATGACCAGGCTGGTGTTCTTATGGCAAGGATCCGGGAGTTGACCAATCAATACACCCCCCATCCCCTGGCCTGTACTACCCATCGGCTTACCCTGCAGGAATTGGCAGCTTTTGAATTGGACCTACACCAGCATATTCACTTGGAGAATAATATAATTTTTCCTAAAGCGTTGGAATTGAATAAAATAAAATAG
- a CDS encoding methyltransferase domain-containing protein — protein sequence MQLDAAYWNDRYLNHKTSWDIGYAAPALTHFVDQLPDKSISILVPGCGNGYEVEYLLQKGFTNVTVVDIAPSLTDALKRRLEPYSGKELTIITGDFFELDGLYDLVLEQTFFCALDPEKRADYANKMFNILKPGGKLAGVLFNREFIGGPPFGGSQEEYKKLFSKMFTIKVMEPCYNSITPRQGSEVFMILFKPV from the coding sequence ATGCAACTCGATGCTGCTTACTGGAATGATCGATACCTCAACCACAAGACTAGTTGGGATATTGGGTATGCTGCACCCGCCTTAACCCATTTTGTCGATCAGTTGCCAGACAAGTCCATCAGCATCCTGGTGCCGGGTTGCGGAAATGGATACGAAGTGGAATACCTCTTGCAAAAAGGTTTTACGAATGTTACTGTTGTTGACATAGCACCATCACTGACTGATGCATTGAAGAGAAGGCTTGAACCGTATTCAGGAAAAGAACTCACCATTATAACCGGTGATTTTTTTGAACTCGATGGACTATATGACCTCGTGCTGGAACAAACCTTCTTTTGCGCACTTGACCCCGAAAAGAGGGCAGACTACGCTAATAAAATGTTCAACATCCTTAAGCCGGGCGGTAAACTTGCCGGCGTTCTATTCAACAGGGAATTTATTGGCGGTCCACCATTCGGTGGCAGCCAGGAAGAATACAAGAAACTCTTCTCCAAGATGTTTACCATAAAAGTAATGGAGCCGTGTTACAACTCCATTACTCCGCGACAAGGATCTGAAGTTTTCATGATCCTTTTTAAACCAGTTTAG